A stretch of Dictyostelium discoideum AX4 chromosome Un chrUn_00021, whole genome shotgun sequence DNA encodes these proteins:
- a CDS encoding hypothetical protein (Slime mold (D.discoideum) transposon DIRS-1, complete, clone SB41), with product MDHQVMLHQVATIPSLPTVPTTVFRRTRSKLTSRWTSVPPQTSLERIGSSKLLSRSRKWIKSPSASKLQADAKPNSHFKSGGSEIRL from the coding sequence atggATCACCAAGTAATGTTGCATCAGGTAGCAACAATACCAAGTCTTCCAACGGTACCAACAACCGTTTTCAGAAGAACAAGAAGTAAACTTACCAGTAGGTGGACGTCTGTTCCACCACAAACAAGTTTGGAAAGAATTGGGTCTTCCAAACTTTTGTCAAGAAGTCGTAAATGGATTAAAAGTCCATCTGCTTCCAAACTTCAAGCTGATGCCAAACCCAATTCCCATTTCAAATCCGGAGGGTCCGAAATCAGATTAA